A single genomic interval of Spirosoma taeanense harbors:
- a CDS encoding YybH family protein yields the protein MKAIIHILFLSALLASCSKSGDTVNVQELNRQFIDAWNNKNGDKIISYLADDVQFLQGSTHFKGKTEVAKRWVQETLPTLSDLKTNVVSSGTDDRTAYEAGTFSVDVLPGSPEQPHGFGEGNYMLLWKKADDNNWKLSYAQLEDLPVQAKNQ from the coding sequence ATGAAAGCGATCATTCATATTTTGTTCCTGTCAGCCCTGCTGGCGTCATGTTCAAAATCCGGCGATACCGTCAATGTTCAGGAACTTAACCGGCAGTTCATTGATGCCTGGAACAATAAAAACGGCGACAAGATTATTTCGTACCTGGCCGACGATGTCCAGTTTCTGCAAGGTAGCACCCACTTCAAAGGGAAGACAGAAGTAGCCAAGCGGTGGGTCCAGGAAACCCTGCCAACGCTGAGCGATCTGAAGACCAACGTAGTCAGTTCCGGCACGGACGACCGGACGGCTTACGAAGCGGGTACGTTCTCCGTCGATGTGCTGCCCGGCAGCCCGGAGCAACCCCACGGTTTCGGTGAGGGAAATTATATGCTGCTCTGGAAAAAAGCTGACGATAACAACTGGAAACTGAGTTACGCCCAACTGGAAGACCTGCCCGTGCAGGCCAAAAACCAGTAG
- a CDS encoding YMGG-like glycine zipper-containing protein, with amino-acid sequence MRTIRACFMLALSTLVLGHSVEAQALRGWGPGTKGAAIGAGVGGAAGAIINKRNRVVGGVVGAVAGGAAGYAVGKNGRRWSPQAKGTAIGAGTGAAAGAVINKRNRVVGGVIGGVAGGAAGYAIGKRIDNKRKEAARVAAAEREARERAAAQAAEEHTELAHGNMNRTYTVASAAPTRSRRASAATATRPATILDTPSAPIPFLVEDGFLLNESYGDPSTPYGDSKYRRKSW; translated from the coding sequence ATGAGAACGATTCGAGCTTGTTTCATGCTGGCCTTATCCACCCTGGTGTTAGGTCATTCTGTTGAGGCCCAGGCCCTCCGTGGCTGGGGCCCCGGAACAAAAGGTGCTGCCATTGGCGCTGGTGTCGGCGGTGCGGCTGGTGCTATTATCAATAAACGAAACCGCGTCGTAGGGGGCGTGGTGGGCGCTGTAGCTGGTGGCGCAGCCGGTTACGCAGTTGGCAAAAACGGTCGTCGCTGGAGTCCCCAGGCCAAAGGTACGGCTATCGGCGCTGGCACCGGCGCAGCCGCTGGTGCGGTGATCAACAAACGGAACCGCGTCGTCGGTGGGGTGATTGGTGGCGTTGCCGGCGGAGCCGCGGGTTATGCAATCGGCAAGCGTATCGACAACAAACGTAAAGAAGCCGCCCGGGTTGCGGCTGCCGAACGGGAAGCCCGCGAACGGGCCGCTGCCCAGGCCGCCGAAGAGCATACCGAACTGGCCCATGGCAATATGAACCGGACCTATACGGTCGCTTCTGCCGCGCCCACCCGAAGCCGAAGAGCCAGTGCAGCGACCGCGACTCGCCCGGCGACAATTCTGGATACGCCCAGCGCACCCATACCGTTCCTCGTGGAGGATGGATTCCTGCTCAATGAATCCTACGGTGATCCGTCGACGCCCTACGGCGACTCGAAATACCGGCGGAAAAGCTGGTGA
- a CDS encoding glycoside hydrolase family 5 protein: MKASLSSLFLVLFVFFQASAQTTKLGPVQVQGNKFVTAEGKTLVFRGLNASDPDRLEKSGHWDKAYFEEMKRWGATLVRFPVHPTAWRSRGKDQYLQLLDKGVAWAGELGLYVIIDWHSIGNLKNEMYQSPMYETTQKESFEFWRTIADHYKDNSTVAFFELFNEPTVMGGKLGTCSWAEWKKLMEETITIIRANGGKGIPLVAGFNWAYDLREVAQNPINAEGIAYVSHPYPMKREKPWEDKWTADWGYVAQKYPVILTEIGFCGPDDKGAHVPVISDESYGDAITRYCDTNGISYVVWVFDPQWAPSLFSDWNYTPTRQGRYFRKALQTYSGKN; encoded by the coding sequence ATGAAAGCTTCTTTATCGAGTCTATTCCTAGTTCTTTTTGTGTTCTTTCAGGCGTCTGCGCAGACGACCAAACTGGGTCCGGTACAGGTTCAGGGTAATAAATTTGTTACGGCCGAAGGCAAAACGCTGGTTTTTCGCGGCCTGAATGCCAGCGACCCCGATCGGCTCGAAAAAAGCGGCCATTGGGATAAGGCGTACTTTGAGGAAATGAAACGCTGGGGCGCTACGCTTGTCCGGTTTCCGGTTCACCCGACGGCCTGGCGCAGCCGGGGCAAGGACCAGTATCTCCAACTGCTCGACAAAGGTGTTGCCTGGGCAGGTGAGCTGGGCCTGTACGTGATCATCGACTGGCACAGCATCGGCAACCTCAAAAACGAAATGTACCAGAGCCCCATGTACGAGACTACCCAGAAGGAGTCGTTTGAGTTCTGGCGGACGATAGCCGATCATTACAAAGACAACTCGACTGTAGCGTTCTTCGAACTGTTCAACGAACCGACCGTCATGGGCGGTAAACTGGGTACATGCAGCTGGGCCGAGTGGAAGAAGCTGATGGAGGAAACCATCACCATCATTCGGGCCAACGGCGGTAAAGGGATTCCGCTGGTGGCCGGTTTCAACTGGGCGTATGATCTGCGCGAGGTGGCTCAGAACCCCATCAACGCCGAAGGGATTGCTTACGTCAGTCACCCGTATCCGATGAAACGCGAAAAGCCCTGGGAAGACAAATGGACCGCCGACTGGGGTTACGTCGCGCAGAAATACCCGGTGATTTTAACCGAAATCGGCTTCTGCGGACCCGACGACAAAGGGGCGCACGTACCCGTCATCAGCGACGAGTCCTACGGCGACGCCATCACCCGCTACTGCGACACGAACGGCATCTCATACGTCGTCTGGGTGTTCGACCCACAGTGGGCTCCGTCGCTGTTCAGCGACTGGAACTATACGCCCACCCGGCAGGGACGCTATTTCAGGAAAGCCCTGCAGACGTATTCGGGGAAGAATTGA
- the mntA gene encoding type VII toxin-antitoxin system MntA family adenylyltransferase antitoxin, with the protein MFPQLVTYFQGQPVKRAYVFGSVAGGEQTSDSDIDILVELDYEQGADFYQFLTMQEQLSALLNRPVDLVSANGLSPYIKPYIDSEKQLIYEKAA; encoded by the coding sequence ATGTTTCCACAACTCGTTACGTACTTTCAGGGGCAGCCGGTAAAACGGGCCTATGTGTTCGGGTCGGTAGCTGGGGGCGAACAAACTTCAGATAGTGATATCGATATACTTGTTGAACTTGACTACGAGCAGGGGGCTGACTTTTATCAATTCCTTACCATGCAGGAGCAGTTATCGGCATTGCTGAACAGACCTGTAGATTTGGTGAGTGCAAACGGACTTTCTCCGTATATCAAGCCTTATATTGATAGCGAAAAGCAACTAATTTATGAAAAGGCTGCTTGA
- a CDS encoding multidrug effflux MFS transporter, producing the protein MTRRQHFIIILILGTLSTISPFSIDMYLPGFPAIAQSLHTTIAQVQLSLTAYLIGISVGQLLYGPLLDRYGRKLPLYAGLVIYLLASIGCATTTSIETLILMRLLQALGGCVGLVAAQALVRDIFPVNEIAQVFSLLTLVVAVSPMIAPTIGGYATVAFGWHSIFLILAGITALILVSIYFLLPDGKAPDPSLSLRPKAVLGSFWMVLKQPQFLTYALVGGIATSAPFAYISGSPDVFMNIYKVSEQEYGWIFAFLAIAIIAPTQLNRILLKRFTSEQIIQTVLIYQSLVGVLLVGGTWAGWYGQYGLIGMLFLFLAGQGLTGPNASALSLAPFVRHAGSAAALMGSFRMGFGALVSATVSLLHNNTAVPMVGVMTFCAVSALLILLIGQRAIQYRSTRETDLETPLSEAIL; encoded by the coding sequence ATGACACGCCGACAGCATTTTATAATTATTTTGATCCTGGGGACGCTCTCCACGATCAGTCCCTTTTCGATTGATATGTATCTGCCGGGCTTTCCGGCCATTGCCCAAAGTCTTCACACAACCATTGCGCAGGTTCAGTTATCGCTGACGGCTTACCTGATTGGTATTTCGGTGGGGCAGCTTCTTTACGGACCCCTGCTTGACCGTTACGGCCGGAAACTGCCGCTGTATGCAGGTCTGGTTATTTATCTGCTGGCTTCGATTGGCTGCGCGACCACCACCTCCATTGAAACCCTGATTCTGATGCGGCTTTTGCAGGCCCTGGGTGGCTGTGTGGGTCTGGTGGCAGCTCAGGCGCTGGTGCGCGACATCTTTCCGGTTAATGAAATTGCGCAGGTCTTTTCGCTGCTGACGCTGGTTGTGGCCGTCTCCCCCATGATTGCCCCAACAATTGGCGGCTATGCCACTGTCGCTTTCGGCTGGCACTCCATCTTCCTGATTCTGGCCGGTATTACGGCTCTGATTCTGGTCAGCATTTATTTTCTTCTGCCGGATGGTAAAGCGCCTGATCCTTCGCTGTCGCTACGTCCGAAAGCCGTTCTGGGTAGTTTCTGGATGGTGTTGAAGCAGCCGCAATTTCTGACGTATGCGCTGGTGGGCGGCATCGCTACGTCGGCCCCCTTCGCCTATATCTCCGGCTCGCCCGATGTGTTCATGAACATCTATAAAGTTAGCGAGCAGGAATACGGCTGGATTTTTGCCTTCCTGGCCATTGCCATCATCGCCCCAACCCAATTGAACCGTATTCTCCTGAAACGATTCACCAGCGAGCAAATCATCCAGACCGTCCTGATCTATCAGTCTCTTGTCGGGGTGCTGCTGGTGGGGGGAACCTGGGCGGGCTGGTATGGGCAATACGGCCTGATTGGTATGCTGTTTCTGTTCCTGGCCGGGCAGGGGCTGACCGGACCAAACGCGTCGGCGCTTTCACTGGCTCCGTTTGTCCGGCACGCGGGCAGCGCTGCGGCCCTGATGGGCAGCTTTCGGATGGGGTTTGGCGCGCTGGTATCGGCTACCGTGAGCCTGCTGCACAACAACACGGCCGTTCCGATGGTGGGTGTCATGACGTTCTGCGCCGTCAGTGCCCTACTCATTCTCCTCATTGGCCAACGCGCTATTCAATACCGAAGTACCCGGGAAACTGATCTGGAAACTCCGCTTTCTGAAGCGATACTTTGA
- a CDS encoding HepT-like ribonuclease domain-containing protein, with the protein MEIIGEAANHLSDTLKEAAPETELRKIVAFRNFVTHEYFGIDLELLLDIITQRLEPLRLCVERLLSEYFAE; encoded by the coding sequence ATAGAAATCATCGGTGAAGCAGCTAATCATCTGTCTGACACGCTTAAAGAGGCTGCACCGGAAACTGAATTACGGAAAATTGTTGCCTTTCGCAACTTTGTAACTCATGAGTATTTTGGTATCGACCTTGAACTGCTTTTGGATATTATTACACAGAGACTAGAACCGCTGAGGCTGTGCGTTGAACGACTGCTATCTGAGTATTTTGCAGAATAG
- a CDS encoding pseudouridine synthase yields the protein MLRPQPLPILYQSDDLVAINKPHGLLVHRSPIASDASEFAVQLLRDQLGQRVYPVHRLDRKTGGVLLFALNESMNSAMQQQFADGLVTKTYVAIVRGFTPDEQTIDYPLRRDDRPDEPVFQESVTVLNTLRRTEISLPSGKHATSRYSLVELRPLTGRMHQLRKHMAHILHPIIGDRPHGCNKQNKLFLEQFSMNTMLLHAQQIRFQHPVTGQEITISAPWQAEFSRMAQTLFLDSDVTAVGS from the coding sequence ATGTTACGTCCTCAACCTCTGCCTATCCTGTACCAGTCCGACGATCTGGTTGCGATCAACAAGCCGCACGGTCTGCTCGTCCACCGCTCACCAATTGCCAGCGACGCGAGCGAGTTTGCGGTGCAACTTCTCCGCGATCAGCTGGGTCAGCGCGTTTATCCGGTTCACCGCCTGGATCGAAAAACGGGGGGCGTCCTGCTGTTTGCCCTGAACGAAAGCATGAACAGTGCTATGCAGCAGCAATTTGCTGATGGGCTGGTCACGAAAACGTATGTGGCGATTGTACGCGGCTTTACGCCCGATGAGCAGACCATTGATTACCCGCTCCGCCGGGACGATCGTCCCGATGAGCCTGTTTTTCAGGAGTCCGTAACGGTGCTGAATACGTTACGTCGCACAGAGATTTCGCTGCCATCTGGCAAACACGCTACATCGCGCTATTCGCTCGTTGAGCTAAGGCCGCTGACGGGCCGGATGCACCAGTTGCGCAAACACATGGCGCATATTCTCCACCCTATTATTGGTGACCGTCCCCACGGCTGCAACAAGCAGAACAAGCTCTTTCTGGAGCAGTTCAGCATGAACACGATGCTGCTTCATGCCCAACAGATTCGCTTTCAGCATCCCGTTACCGGGCAGGAGATTACAATCAGCGCGCCCTGGCAGGCTGAGTTCAGCCGAATGGCTCAAACGTTATTTCTAGACTCTGACGTAACGGCCGTGGGCAGTTAG
- a CDS encoding NAD-dependent epimerase/dehydratase family protein, with translation MKIRAIITGATGMVGEGVLHECLQHPDVEQVLVINRRPGGVSHPKLTEIIHTNFYDFSSIESQLTDFNACFFCLGVSSVGLNEARFYRLTYDLTLHVAQILSRLNSDMTFCYVSGTGTDSTEQGRTMWARVKGATENALMRLPFRAAYMFRPGYIHPTKGLKNTKPYYAVLSWLYPILRRFFSKYVCTLEEVGMAMINGASRGYPISILEVKDIVRLAHS, from the coding sequence ATGAAAATCCGGGCAATCATAACCGGCGCTACGGGTATGGTCGGTGAAGGCGTTCTGCACGAATGTCTGCAACACCCCGACGTTGAGCAGGTGCTAGTGATCAACCGACGACCGGGTGGGGTGTCGCATCCGAAGCTGACCGAGATCATCCATACGAATTTTTATGATTTCTCGTCCATCGAGTCTCAACTGACGGACTTCAACGCCTGTTTCTTCTGCCTGGGCGTATCGTCGGTCGGCCTGAACGAAGCCAGGTTCTACCGGCTGACCTACGACCTGACGCTACATGTCGCCCAGATACTTTCCCGGCTGAATTCCGACATGACGTTCTGTTACGTTTCGGGGACGGGCACCGATAGTACCGAACAGGGCCGAACCATGTGGGCACGGGTGAAAGGCGCAACGGAAAATGCGTTGATGCGGTTACCGTTCAGGGCTGCTTATATGTTCCGCCCCGGCTACATACACCCTACGAAAGGGCTGAAAAATACAAAGCCGTATTACGCTGTTCTTTCCTGGCTGTATCCCATCCTGCGCCGATTCTTCTCGAAATACGTCTGTACTCTGGAAGAAGTTGGTATGGCCATGATAAACGGGGCCAGCCGGGGCTATCCAATCTCCATTCTGGAAGTAAAGGATATCGTCCGGCTGGCCCACAGTTAA
- a CDS encoding 3-keto-disaccharide hydrolase, with the protein MIAFIRNPSIVLPALLLLVVSAGMISVSKPDVGIGVKAPKGAEVLFDGSRKTLDEKWTYWQGPRLAATLPIKWTVENDPAGSGMALNSNDPSAAGGKYGAADIVTKKPYRDFRLHVEFYVSKSGGNSGVYLQNRYEIQIFDGDTTRHGLGAVINESPSPYYAYNGIGKWNAYDIQFRAARFQDGKRTEPAMMTMYFNGKKVHTNQTINQVWGGPNSGMDGGNDGGKGITDAPGGLKLQAEGHDVLYRNIWIKEMDFNQADTDF; encoded by the coding sequence ATGATCGCGTTCATCCGTAATCCAAGTATCGTATTGCCTGCCTTACTGCTGCTGGTAGTCAGCGCTGGCATGATCTCCGTCAGTAAGCCCGACGTAGGCATTGGCGTCAAAGCGCCCAAAGGGGCTGAGGTGCTGTTTGATGGTTCCCGCAAAACGCTCGACGAAAAGTGGACGTACTGGCAGGGGCCGCGACTGGCCGCTACGCTGCCCATCAAGTGGACGGTTGAGAATGATCCGGCTGGGAGCGGTATGGCCCTGAACAGCAATGACCCCTCAGCTGCGGGCGGCAAATACGGAGCCGCCGACATTGTGACCAAGAAACCGTACCGCGATTTCCGGCTGCACGTCGAGTTTTACGTCAGCAAGTCCGGTGGCAACAGTGGCGTGTACCTGCAGAACCGCTACGAGATTCAGATATTCGACGGCGACACCACCCGGCACGGACTGGGAGCCGTGATCAACGAATCGCCCTCGCCCTATTACGCCTACAACGGTATCGGCAAGTGGAATGCCTACGACATTCAATTCCGGGCGGCTCGTTTTCAGGACGGCAAACGCACCGAACCCGCGATGATGACGATGTATTTCAACGGCAAGAAAGTGCACACGAACCAGACGATTAATCAGGTCTGGGGCGGACCAAACTCCGGCATGGACGGCGGTAACGACGGCGGCAAAGGCATTACCGATGCGCCCGGCGGGCTTAAACTACAGGCCGAAGGGCATGATGTGCTGTATCGGAACATCTGGATTAAGGAGATGGATTTTAACCAGGCCGACACGGATTTCTAA
- a CDS encoding SDR family oxidoreductase, with protein MNLAANTVLITGGASGIGWALAERFLQAGSQVVLCGRRADKLQERQQQYPQLRVRAGDVGRASERVDLFEWVRNEVPQVNVLINNAGIQRRMKLTDNTEDWSQTQQEIAINLDAPIHLSTLFIPHLKQQPNPAIINVTSGLAYVPGAFAPVYSATKAALHSFTMSLRYQLRETPIKVIELVPPAVNTDLGGTGLHTFGVPVGDFADAMMQGLEADALEIGYGTSERNRMASRQEIDEIFQQMNSRF; from the coding sequence ATGAATTTAGCAGCAAACACCGTCCTGATTACGGGCGGAGCGTCCGGCATCGGCTGGGCATTGGCCGAACGATTTCTTCAGGCGGGCAGCCAGGTCGTGCTTTGTGGGCGACGCGCCGACAAGCTTCAGGAACGACAGCAGCAGTATCCTCAACTTCGCGTTCGGGCAGGCGACGTCGGGCGGGCATCCGAACGTGTGGACCTGTTTGAATGGGTCCGTAACGAGGTCCCGCAGGTCAACGTATTGATCAACAACGCTGGTATTCAGCGTCGGATGAAACTGACTGACAACACGGAAGACTGGAGCCAGACGCAGCAGGAAATCGCCATTAATCTGGATGCGCCCATTCATCTCTCTACGCTGTTCATTCCGCATCTGAAGCAGCAGCCAAACCCCGCCATCATCAACGTAACGTCCGGACTGGCCTATGTACCGGGGGCCTTTGCGCCTGTTTACAGCGCCACCAAAGCGGCCCTGCACTCGTTCACGATGTCTTTACGGTATCAATTACGCGAGACGCCAATCAAGGTAATTGAGCTGGTGCCGCCCGCCGTCAACACCGATCTGGGCGGTACGGGTCTGCATACGTTTGGTGTACCAGTCGGCGATTTTGCCGATGCGATGATGCAGGGTCTGGAGGCTGATGCACTGGAAATTGGCTATGGCACGTCTGAGCGTAACCGAATGGCCTCCCGTCAGGAAATCGACGAAATCTTTCAGCAGATGAACAGTCGATTTTAG
- a CDS encoding SGNH/GDSL hydrolase family protein, whose translation MKTLPLTLFLLASALVCLQAGPFPKRTRRVLFLGNSITYAGAYVSAIEAYLITHYPKQHYEFINVGLPSETVSGLSEPNHADGRFPRPDLHERLDRVLAQTRPDVVFACYGMNDGISMPLAEERFRPYREGMKWLHTELEKAGAKRIIFLTPPVHDHPELGTQGYNRTLDAYSEWLLAQRDTLKWEVADIHFPMTRYLEEKRQTDSLFKLAKDGVHPGELGHWLMAKPVLLYLGEKVDAAESIEQALADQPQGEAILKLVSQRQNVMKNAWLKATGHKRPEMPSGVSMTEARQTYNTIENQIRALLRERKGQ comes from the coding sequence ATGAAAACGTTACCCCTTACGCTCTTTTTACTGGCCAGTGCTCTTGTGTGTTTGCAGGCCGGCCCGTTTCCGAAGCGCACCAGACGCGTGCTGTTTCTCGGCAACAGCATTACCTACGCCGGTGCTTACGTCTCGGCTATCGAGGCTTACCTGATTACGCATTACCCCAAACAGCATTACGAATTCATCAATGTCGGATTGCCGAGCGAGACCGTTTCGGGGCTGAGCGAACCGAACCACGCCGACGGACGATTTCCCCGCCCCGATCTGCACGAACGACTCGACCGAGTGCTGGCGCAAACCCGGCCAGACGTCGTGTTCGCCTGCTACGGCATGAACGATGGGATCAGTATGCCGCTGGCGGAAGAACGGTTCAGGCCCTATCGGGAGGGAATGAAATGGCTGCATACCGAACTAGAGAAAGCCGGGGCGAAGCGGATCATTTTCCTGACCCCGCCCGTGCATGACCACCCGGAGCTGGGCACGCAGGGCTACAACCGAACCTTGGATGCCTATTCGGAATGGTTGCTGGCCCAGAGAGACACGCTCAAGTGGGAAGTGGCCGACATTCATTTCCCCATGACCCGTTATCTGGAAGAAAAGCGGCAGACCGATTCCCTGTTTAAGTTGGCGAAAGACGGCGTGCATCCCGGCGAGTTAGGGCATTGGCTGATGGCCAAACCGGTTCTGCTGTACCTGGGCGAAAAGGTTGACGCAGCCGAGTCGATTGAGCAGGCTTTAGCCGATCAGCCGCAGGGCGAAGCCATTCTGAAGTTAGTGAGCCAACGCCAGAACGTCATGAAAAATGCCTGGCTCAAAGCGACAGGCCACAAACGACCCGAGATGCCTTCCGGCGTCTCAATGACCGAAGCCCGCCAAACCTACAATACAATTGAAAACCAGATACGGGCGCTTCTTCGGGAGAGAAAGGGGCAGTAG
- a CDS encoding heparinase II/III domain-containing protein, with product MNPLFSLLVCVTFLVLSKVGVQAQNNPIGPTTPLSAHPRILLRQGEEQAIRKTIAADNAWQNVHQAILAECDRMLAVAPVERIQIGRRLLDKSREALRRLFFLSYAWRMTRQPTYLQRAEKELLAVSAFSDWNPSHFLDVAEMTMAVAIGYDWLYNDLSPAARSAIKDAILKKGIEPSFDTRYNSWLKASHNWNQVCNAGMTYGALAISEDQPELARTVINRAIESVVLPMADYAPDGAYPEGYSYWGYGTSFNVMLISALEKAFGQDFGLSNQPGFLKTAGYLANMTGPSGNSFNYSDAGTGGSLQPAMFWFANKLKDPSLLWVERNRLLNSDAQSHVRDRLMPAIMLWSGGIRVNSIPEPKATVWVGEGKSPVALMRTSWTDPDALFVGLKAGSPSVNHAHMDVGSFVMEADGVRWAMDFGMQDYNSLESKGVKLWDKEQNSQRWQVYRYSNQVHNTLTVNNEAQRVNGNATITHASKKPPFMSAATNLTGLYEGSLASANRGIAIVDQAYVVVRDELETAAKNATVRWTMLTGATVNLTGRNRAELTKDGKKLILQVQEPADVTLKTWPTDPPHDYDAPNPGTQLVGFEVTMPANTKGNLTVMLIPEKAIQQATKPVLPLDKWPR from the coding sequence ATGAACCCTCTTTTTTCGCTCCTGGTCTGCGTTACGTTTCTGGTGTTATCCAAGGTTGGCGTACAGGCGCAGAACAACCCCATCGGGCCCACGACCCCACTGTCAGCCCACCCCCGGATTCTGTTACGTCAGGGCGAGGAGCAGGCCATCCGGAAAACCATTGCTGCCGACAACGCCTGGCAGAACGTTCATCAGGCCATCCTGGCCGAATGCGACCGAATGCTGGCCGTTGCGCCGGTCGAACGCATCCAGATTGGGCGTCGGTTGCTGGACAAATCGCGGGAAGCGTTACGTCGGCTGTTTTTTCTGTCCTACGCCTGGCGGATGACCCGGCAGCCAACGTATCTGCAGCGAGCGGAAAAGGAACTACTGGCCGTGTCGGCATTCAGCGACTGGAACCCGTCGCACTTTCTGGACGTGGCCGAAATGACCATGGCCGTCGCCATTGGGTACGATTGGCTGTACAACGATCTGTCGCCCGCTGCCCGCTCGGCCATCAAAGACGCTATTCTGAAAAAAGGGATTGAACCCTCATTCGATACGCGGTACAACAGCTGGCTGAAAGCCTCGCACAACTGGAATCAGGTGTGCAACGCGGGCATGACCTATGGCGCACTGGCGATCTCTGAAGACCAGCCCGAACTCGCCCGAACGGTTATCAATCGGGCTATCGAAAGCGTGGTGCTGCCCATGGCCGATTACGCACCGGATGGCGCTTACCCCGAGGGGTATAGCTACTGGGGGTACGGAACCAGTTTCAACGTAATGCTAATCAGCGCCCTGGAGAAAGCGTTTGGTCAGGATTTTGGTCTGTCGAATCAGCCCGGTTTTTTGAAAACCGCCGGGTATCTGGCCAATATGACCGGACCGTCGGGCAATTCGTTCAACTATTCCGATGCCGGAACGGGCGGTAGTCTGCAACCGGCTATGTTCTGGTTTGCCAATAAGCTAAAAGACCCCTCGCTGCTGTGGGTAGAACGAAATCGCCTGCTGAACAGCGACGCCCAAAGCCACGTCCGGGATCGGCTGATGCCGGCCATCATGTTATGGAGCGGAGGCATCCGGGTAAACAGCATACCCGAGCCGAAGGCAACGGTATGGGTTGGCGAAGGAAAAAGCCCTGTGGCCCTGATGCGAACCTCCTGGACCGATCCGGATGCGCTGTTCGTGGGCCTGAAAGCCGGTTCGCCCTCGGTTAATCACGCGCACATGGACGTTGGCTCGTTCGTGATGGAAGCCGATGGCGTTCGGTGGGCGATGGATTTTGGCATGCAGGATTATAACTCGCTCGAATCCAAAGGCGTAAAGCTGTGGGATAAGGAGCAGAACTCGCAGCGGTGGCAGGTGTACCGGTATTCCAATCAGGTACACAATACGCTTACCGTGAACAACGAAGCGCAGCGGGTTAACGGAAACGCCACCATCACCCATGCCTCGAAAAAACCTCCCTTTATGAGCGCGGCCACTAACCTGACGGGCCTGTATGAAGGCTCACTGGCGAGCGCCAACCGGGGCATTGCTATCGTCGATCAGGCGTACGTCGTAGTGCGCGATGAGCTGGAAACTGCCGCCAAAAACGCGACTGTTCGCTGGACGATGCTGACGGGAGCCACCGTAAACCTGACAGGCAGGAACCGGGCTGAACTGACTAAAGATGGCAAGAAGCTTATTCTTCAGGTTCAGGAACCCGCAGACGTTACGCTGAAAACCTGGCCAACCGACCCGCCCCATGACTACGACGCGCCCAATCCCGGTACGCAGCTGGTTGGCTTTGAGGTGACGATGCCCGCTAACACGAAAGGGAACCTGACCGTAATGCTGATCCCCGAAAAAGCCATTCAGCAGGCGACAAAACCAGTGCTGCCGCTGGACAAATGGCCGCGCTAA